The sequence below is a genomic window from Canis aureus isolate CA01 chromosome 35, VMU_Caureus_v.1.0, whole genome shotgun sequence.
CATTGTTTTGCAGCCCTTAAACCCTGACGACCTTTACTCATGAGACTTTTTAGGACTGTTTGCCATCAACCCATCATTCCATTTCTGGGTTAAAGCTATTCTGATTTCCTCATTGGTTTTACTACTTGTAATTCGCCTTCTTCATAGAATCGTCAAAATAACTTTTCTAAAATACTTACTTTCATACCACTTTCTCACTTAAGGACCTATAATGTCTTCTTATTGCATATTAGATAAACTATAAATACCTCTTCCTTATATGTAAAGCCCTATGTCATTTGACTCTTCTTCAGTTATTACCTTAGTTTCCTTTACTAGTCCTTGAGTAGATTCTCTGATCTAGTCATGCCATTTCTATTATCCCAGCTGGTCTTGTCCCCCACGTGtcccagaaaacacacacacacacacactctctcaaaatacCAGTTTTctctctacatctgaaactaatgatgtactatatgttggctaattgaatttaaatttttaaaaaaacaccaattTCCTTCTGTCTATTCGAGGAGGAGAGCCCATTCCTCTTGGGATGTCCTTTGCTATTCAGATTCCATTCCATTAAagttgatttctttaaaaatcatctccAAAAAGCTGTCTGTTGCTCAGTTTCATCCCAATGGAACTTCTCAATAATCTTGGAATATATAATCTTCTATGGAATCTTGGAATCCCAGGGCTGGATTCAGTTGTAGCTCATATCAGCTTTAAGCATTGCCTCCCACAGCAGCTTTAAGAGATTCATCTTTCATTCTTCCTTCCAACTTGGTACTGGACTAGCACTCTGATGGCTGtgaatgaaagataaaagaaggTGCCTGTTCTTAAGAACCTTAAGCCCTTTCAGATATGGGAGACAGAAACAGGTCAGTTACAAGGCCTTCTGTACAAGGCAGGGTGATCACACGGGAGAAGGTGACTGACACCGAGCAGTAGGGAAGAGGAGGTGATGCTTGAGCTGTGTTTTGAGGGGTGAGGAGGAACTATGCAGGAGACATGTCAGAGCATTCCCAGCAAAGGAGCAGCATGGAATGGTCTTTCACTTTCTGAATCTAGCGTGCGTCCAGTCTAGTGTGCATCCAGTCAGCACTACACTACCTCACAATGACCTGGAAATTAACTTCTTGTTTGACAAAAATCTCAATTTCCTCCAAACAgatgatgatttatttttaaaaggagaagggTCCTATTTTCTGTGGCTTTTGTATCCTTCACATTATCTAGTAGTATTGAATACAAAGTAGGtgctattttgtgttttgttttaacataAAGGAATGCCTCAGACTCATTGTGATGATGGACTTGCCCTGCTTGTCTAGCACTCTGAATTCCAACGATTTATTCttgctgcctgtgtctcctgtatccattcttctgttttcttttgtgacCAATACTGTGTGCATACAAGATGATTGGTCCATATTATGGAAGTCTTTAGCTGTGGAATGAAAAAGAACTAACTGGTCTAAATGGGAGTGGAAGCTGTGGTCTTGAGCTTCCAGATTGATGGTTTAAGCAAGTGAGTAAATCAGCCACAGGCTGGTGACACTTGCTTATGGAATGGTTCGAATAATTCTTTTGTAATATCCTAGACATAAGTTATGATCGTTTTAAGCTTGATGAGTCGTCCCATCGGGATTCTTTCCTTGTCAGTGATGCTTTTTAAAACCTTTAGGTTCTTGAAGCAAGTCTGCCTCTGTTCTATAGCTCTATTCACCACTATCTCCCCTCAGGGAATTTGGCACTAGCGTGGCAAACTAAATAGTATAGAGTATTTGAAGATTGGTTTCTTGTGGAGGAAGAGAGGTTTGTggcagtgtttttcttttatgatggATGTGATAGTGTGATAGATGAAGCAGCTGTTTGTCCCCTAGTATCTTCCCTTCTTCCATGTCAAGAGAATCCTAATTTTCAGCCGGGCATGTTGTTACCCTGAATAAATATTCAATTTCCCTCACTCTCCTGGTAGCTTTGGGCAGTGTGACTAAATTCAGAGCAATACGATGTGGGAGGATGTAATGTAAGCAACTACTGGCTTGAATTCTTTAATTAGGGAGcctgccctccccttcctgatttttttcaccTTCCCACTGTGGAATATATCTGTGATGGTTAGCTGTCCTGGACTTTGGGGATGAGGGCAACACCTTTGGGATGGAAAAGCAGCTAGATAGAAGGAACCTGGGGCTCTCACTAGAACTACCACATGAGCCCTGGACTGCTGATGCTTGGAACTATTATGTCAAAGAGAAATAATTGTCCTGTTTAAGCTGTGATTATTGTCGGTCTCTGTTTCAGAGCTCCTTAGTATACCAGGGGATAGAAAAAGTATGAGGTTCAGTGTCAGTTGAGTGATATGAATAAGATGAGAAACatacttttaaagatatttaataagtctttttttcaaatcagtacaaaaatttaaatacaaaaatgattTGCTATTGACAAGTCTCAAATCTATCAtggaaactcaaaaaaaaaaaagtcaccagttTTTTATAGAGCACCTTTCAtggttttctataaaatatttgagaacagTCACCCACTATAGACATTCTTTTCCTCTGTGGGATGTCATACTGCATTAAAATTCTGTGTTTAAATAACATAATGCCAGTTTGGTCCATTTCACATGGAAAAGTTCTAGTTGATTTTGAATTAAATAGGGATTATAACACTATCCCTAGACTTTTGAGCATGTGGTTGTTTCATCTGTTTTTACACTAATGTGTTAACATGATGTGCAACACTTAAAAgggaaacagacacatagataattatttaaaattctttttttaaattatatggaGTAATTCATTTAGCTCTGAGATTAGCACCATTGTAGAATACACAGTATCTGGCATAGATTTTGCTCCTTCCCTATCTAAAAGTTAGAAGCATATGCCTGATAATATACACACTCAcgcacattatatatatatatatatatatatatttatatttaggcAATTGAGTAACAACCAATAAATAAGTtggaaggtatttttaaaagtgaaatttggTCTTAACTAAAGAGGTACTGTCTTTCATACCTGGTGGAAATAAAAAGCCCATACATGTACAGATAAATACGGATTTATGGATCAGCTGATCTGACTTGCTTCCAAGCCATTTCAATGCAGCTATTCAGCAGAAGGAGCCTAATGGATCCCTGTTGCCTCCATAGTCATCAGTCCAAAACCAGCATCCTCAAGACCAACCTGAAGGATGTTTGACCATATAGATGCTGTCTGCTTTGAAAATGAAGTTTGGGTCGGAAAATGAAGTTTGGGTCAGAAATCTTTTGATGGGAAAAGTTTGTCATAGAATTAGCAGTGCCCTGGTAAtgaattcatttctcttaagAAATCGAGAAGAAAAGGTGCTCGTATACCATATAGGGGAAAGACACCTATTAGGCTGAGGAGAATTTTCTTGATGGTTAAAATGATTCAGATTTGACATAGACACATTTCCATGTGTGTTTATACcgtatttatttgtgtatttttccacCTGTACCTTTCCCCTCAATTTCTTACTCTTAATTTTGAGGAACAGAACATTCTACTACCATAGCCCCACATTATTTCCCACAGTGGCTTTATAGTATCAGCAGCAGACTCATAGCTGACTGAAATAGTTTGCCCACGTTTTGAGACCAGATTTGAATGCCCGCAGCAGTTAGTATGTACCTAAGTGAAAACCTGGAAGgatacttatttttctctttaaacctATATTGACTCTTGCCTTGCACTGAGTATGAGGTGCCCGAAGTACGGGCTCTTACTGCCCTCTGACATTTCAGATAGCTCTTCCACAGGTTGCTTCTAAAGAAAGAGTTCTTTTCCTACAATTTTAGTACCTACACTAGGAAGTAGTATATcccatttctaaatttaaaacttcagaaatcgttttttcttttttctctttttttttttcccaaaaaaactACTTTCCTATATAATTCTGAAActctgaaactttttttcttctcaaataaaaGATGGCTTGGATTTTGAAAATTGGCTTTGGAACCTCAGACGATATGCCAACTTGCATATATCCTGTACCAGGAAATTTCTTCAAAATTCAGTAGCTACTGAAAAATACTGATCACCCCTTCAAGAGCGAAACCTCATTGTAGTCATTTGTATGGTAGGCAAAGGAGGCGGATTTTTATATGCATGTAAACGCAATTAAAAATTGCTATTAATAATGAACATTCCACAatactggaaaattattttttccttgtgacTTCCACATGTTTTATATTAATTGGGTCATTGTGGAAGTTACAtggtgggaagaaaaaaaaattacagaaaatgaaacaaaaaggatCCTCGAGAAATAAGTGAATTAATTCCTGCTCCTGTCTCCCACCTGGTTTTTTAGCTCTTGTCTTATATCCCCCAAATGGCTCATCCAGTGCGAAGCACACAGGGTTTGCTGAGTAAATAACACAGCAGGCAATTGGCTCATTTGTTCTTTTAGAGACACGAGATAACACAATTCTGAGTAGGACTCATGTTGATAAAAGACCTGGTCTCTGACAGGCAGGAAATAGCCCTTGGACTAACACCCTACTGCTCCCCCTGACTCCTTCCCATCGGGACTATAACACAGCAGAACTGCTTCCCCACCTTCCCTGACAAAACACCCTCCCATATACAGAGGAAATTATGCAAGTAAATACGGTATATATACTTGTTATCATTAACATTTCTTTAAGCCatatttataaatctttaaacaatgtGAGCAAGTGACTTTTCATTAGCTATGATCTttcatactgaaatattttgacTGATCTGAATAAGCAGGTTATCATGGAAGCATATAACAATACAACAGCTAATATGATTCCAGTGGGTACAACACAAGTGTCAGTACTTGATACATAAATCTATCCCATCATTTTTAATTACAGGCTGCTATGCAGAGCATTTAACATGcatcttagtttttatttgtacatGATGGTTCAGATTTTCACTTAAATATGACTTTCCAACTATATAAATGTTTTGAAGCaattatgtttttcatttggATCTTTTCGGTgcgtcattttcttttcttctattaaatctctctttcttttctttttttttacatgggaTATAATAAATATCCTGAAAAGGAGGAATGGACGTACTGCCCCGCATACAGTCCTGCAGCCTGTTCTGAGGGCAGTTGGAGGAACACTCGGTCTCCGGGCCTGAGCAGCAGCACCGCACTCCCAGATGCCTGGTCCAGAAAGCCCTTTTTGTACTCATCGTACGTGTACATCATGGGCTCGTTGTTCTTGAACAGAGCAACCCACACATTGCCCCCCTTGCAGTGAACATGGTATGCAAAGTAGTAGACCCCAGGGACCTCGCAGGTGAAGATGCCCGTTTGTGGGTTGTAGTTCTGTCTGCCGTTATAGAGCAGTTTGTCAAACTTCACTGGGGCCCCCACAGGTGGGAAAGGCGCAGTCAGCTCAGCTGTGAAGGCAGGCATCTCGTAGGCTGGCCCTCCGTTCTTGCCTTTCTTAGCCCCATAGGCATGGGGGGGTTTCACTCCATCGATTCCCAGCCCCATATCTGGCAGATACTCTCCATGGGGTGGTGGTGTCGGGGGCATCAcagctggggcccctgggggcccTGGAGGGCCTGGGGGCCCTGGAAGGCCCGGCTGGCCTTGAGGACCAAGGGCACCAGGCTTCCCTGGGGGCCCATGAAGTCCTGCTACTCCAGGCTTCCCTACTCCAGGGAACCCAGGGGGCCCTGGGATGCCTGGTTCCCCTTTTGGGCCTGGCATTCCAGGTGGTCCAATGGGCCCACTGGGGCCTGCAATCCCTGGGATGCCTGGAGGGCCCTGTAGACCCTGATCCCCTGGGATTCCTGGTTCTCCCTTTGGTCCAAGCAAccctggagccccagggagcCCTGGTAACCCTTTGTGCCCAGCTTCCCCCTTGGGCCCTATGGGACCTGGCAAGCCCCTCATGCCAGGGGGCCCTACTTCACCAAGGAAACCTGGCTTTCCTGGGAAGCCTTGAAGCCCTGGCTCACCCTTGGGACCTGGTGGCCCCTGTGGCCCTACAATGCCACCTTCTCCCTTGGGTCCGGGAAAACCAATAGCACCTGGAGGACCCATAGGACCTGGGATCCCAGGCAGGCCTGGCTCTCCTGGGGGGCCCCCCATTCCAGGGGCACCGACTGGTCCTTTCTCCCCTCTTGGTCCTAGAGCCCCAGGAAGACCCCCTATGCCCTTGTCACCCTTGGGTCCTGGGAAGCCCGGTTTCCCAATCCCTGGAAGGCCTGGAGGTCCTGGCAGCCCTGGCAGTCCTTGCTCCCCTTTGCCACCTGGAAATCCTGGCTGGCCAGGGATCCCATCCTGGCCTGGCTTTCCAActccaggcatcccaggaggcCCTTGAACTCCTGGGACCCCAACAGGGCCTTGGGGCCCAGGTTCCCCTGGAGGACCTGGCTTTCCCAGGGGGCCTTGGGGCCCAGGGAAGCCTGTCACTCCTGGTTTACCCACCCCGGGAAGTCCAACAGGGCCAGGGGGGCCATGCATCCCTGGAGGACCCTTTAGGCCTGGCAGACCTGGCATCCCGAAGCCCTTCTCTCCTTTCGGACCCTGAAGGCCTGGAGGTCCCGGGGGACCTTTGGGTCCTCGCTCTCCCTTTGCACCTGGCTGCCCCGGTAGCCCTGGCCCACCTGGTTTTCCAATGCCGGGAAGTCCGTGAGGCCCTGGAGGTCCTTGCGGCCCTGGGATCCCCATAGGCCCGATCTCCCCTTTGGGTCCAATGTCACCTTTTGCCCCTGGCATTCCCATGGCTCCTGGCTTTCCTGGCATCCCAGGCATACCTGGTTTTCCAATTCCTGGGTATCCCTGTGGCCCTGGTTTTCCTTTGGTTCCAGGTATCCCATGACCTGGTAAGCCGGGGGGCCCCGGGGGTCCTCTTGGGCCGGGTTCTCCACGGGGGCCTTGCTCCCCTCGTAAACTGGCTAATGGTATTTCTAGTAGgagagaggggacagagagagtgggggggggggaagagagagaaattagtatttattattcCTTATTGAAGAAGTCATGACGATCACTACTTAGTTCTGACACCTCAGCCCATCACTGACTGAGAGGAGAGACCAGGAACCATGTGTTCATCTTCCAGGACTCTGATATCAGGACTTACACAGCAGTTAAGCTAATAATTGCTTTGTCCTGTTTGAAATACTATTTAGAGAATGGGTATCTGTAGCTGCTCTTATCAGCACTGGTTCAAGTTAAATAAAGCTAAAAAGTAATGAAGAAACATGTTTCCAAGTACAAAACTCCCAAGTTTCCTTATGGTTGTGTTCATTATGAAGATTTTGGAAAATTCAAAAGAACggtaaagaaaaatcaaagttgCCTATAATCACCTGACATTTGTATGTATTTCCATGCCATGTGTTctaggtgtgtgtatgtatgtgcgtacacgtgcatgtgtgtgtattttaaacaaTGGAGTCATTctccatttttattacttttttttacttaatgctatatttttccacatctttgatttttttttatataataatttatggctaaataatattttctcttgtGTTGAAATATAGTCTAATGATAGTAATTATCATGTAGATTCAGGGAAGAATAGAAGCATTTTATCTTGTAGGTGGTTTAATAACATCTTCTACATGgcgcatctgggtggctcagtcagttgagtggctgactcttaaTTTTATCTCGGgtaataatctcagggtcatgggatcaagccccacctagGGCTCCATGcatagcagggagtctgcttgagattctctccctctattcctccccTGCTTGGATGTGCACACATGtacaatctctctctttctctctctctcaaataaataaatcttaaaaaaataaaataaaatagggatgcctggtggctcaagcagttgagcacctgccttctgcccagggcatgatcctggagtcccgggatcaagtcctacatcgggttccctgcagggagcctgcttctccctctgcctatgtctctgcctctctctgtgtctcttatgaataggtaaataaaatatttaaaaaataaaataaaaataaataaataaataacatctttcccATCAGTCCTCTAGACCAAATATGTATGCTTAGTATCTTTAATGTGCTATAGGATTTCCAGAGTCTCGTGggaattcaaatttttaataaattatttctcatttgcAAATTAGGTTTAAAACAAGAGAAGTGAATAAGATACTTTAAGTTGACAAGCAGTGTGGAGAAGGAGTTGAGCTGGAAAGAACAGAAAGTTCTTTTTGGCCTTGAAATGAGGTCTGGACTGGGCCACTTCAGTGTCTCTGCTTGCCTCTCTGTGCAGTAAGGCTAATACGAGCATACTACATGATTAGATGATAGATGTGAGAGACATTAGGCTTTCACAAATGATCAAAATACAAAGCACATCTTTCTCACTATGATTATGCTGTCTTTCAGAGCAAAACAATTCTATATAGTAGTAGTATCTTGTATActactgaaatgaaatgaaatgaatgatagttttattttaaccAACAGTCATATCTGAATCTTGACCATTATATTTTTCACTGAGCTACTCTCAGGGAACAAATGAACCATAGAACTCGTATTCTTAGCAAATGCTCCCAATGCAGTCTGGTTCCCATCAGAATGAGTTCAGGAAATGCCAAAAGCCAGGCAGGCCacttaagaaaggaaggaaaacaaatagtTGAGATAATCTCCTAAGTGGACGATCAGCTCCTAAAGAGAAGAAGATTGGGGATACCTCATTTATGCTAGGTTGATATTCTAATGCTATTAGGGTATGTTCTTTCTAAGCAGTGAATTATGCAGCTACTATATCAAGAGTGTCTGGAGCAAGGTCATATCTTCTCATCAGGAGTCCTTGGTGTCCAGCACGGTGCCCGGAACATACCCTGCTCCTAGCTAAGGTTTCTTGAATGACCAGTTATAGCAACTCAAAAGTTTGTTACTTACCTATGCCTTTGATTTTCTCAACAAATCTtaactttacagatgaagaaaaagtaGTTTCAgagaggtttgttttttgttttgggttttttttttttttttttagttgaaatatagttgacatacaatattatattattttcaagtctttCATTTCTGGCCTCTAGGTTTCTTAGCACCAAATCCACTACTACCCCAGAAGTAGAGCTTCTTGCTTTTTCAGGGACCAGTGGGAATGACCTATGTTTCCTCAAGGGGAATTCTGTGCTGATGCAGTTCCTTTCCTACAAATACTAGGTTTCCAAGAATCCAGATATACCTCATGAAGTTTGAAAAGGTGTCTCTCAAGTGATAAGCATTTTGTAGGTGTTGAATAATGAATATGGCAGGAAAGCCATGGGAAAAATCTTCATCTCTACCTGCAGTCCTTACCCTTCATAGTCTCCTATCAGTTTATTGACTAACAGTTGTAATAGCTTAATTAAAGTGCTCTTAAAAACACTGGCATTTGTCTAGCACCTTGTTCACAAAGTgctttcaaatacatatatatgtatgtgtatatatatatacacacacacacacacacacacacatatatatatatacacacacaatgttcCTTACAACATTGTTCTTCTACCTCAGAAGACTGACTAGtcacctttttaaattttgagttatCCAGAGATTTACTGAAACAGAAACAAGTTGGCCAGATACTCGCTtggaaaaaaacagttttaatggtattcaaaaatatattttaaaaggtattctAGCACAAGTTTTCTTTGTACACTAGATATGCTGTAaacttttttgtaaatattttaagggTGTCAGTTCTTAAGAACTAGAAGTTATTCCAAATCTATCTTGTGCTCCTGAAAAACTGCAGAAAAGCACTTGAAAGCTGTTTCTTTAAGATacggatttctttttttattcttgctgGTAATATATTGCTGCACCGAATTATGTGCGATTTTTCGCTCAGGATCATGATGCTGCGAAATTTCATTGATAACCTATCCATCTCTAGTTTCAACCATCTTAATCAGAAGTGTCCTTTTTGAGTGAGTGTCAATCAGAGGGAGTGAATCCAGATTGGTTTTCTTCAGGTTCAGGGAAGAAAAGTTTGGAAGAACAGAGCAATCATGCTCTCCGTGCCTTCCAGCAGCTTCCTGTAAGATTGTCCCCTTTTCCCCCCACTGCTTTAATCCCCCAGCATCTGGCCCAGCttctgacacaaaaatagatgcTCATTAAATAGTTGCCAAACTATTGGATAGATAGTTTGGTGGAATAGATAATGAATAAGGGAATAGataatgaaaaagagaataaatatagaTTTGTGCCATATAATGctgttaaaataataaagcacaaTGCAAAACAgtaattttgtttgtatttttaggtCTTGAACTTTCCAAGGATAGAGTTAAGAACACAGTAAACAATGAATGTCAGTAacacattctaaaataaaaatttctaaaatttagcTTCTCCCCCTGATCTTACAGTTTCAGATTTTGGAAAGCTGCTGTTTTGTAACAGCACAGGAATATGATATGATGTTACCTTTGCCTTTCTTAGGTGCCGCTTCCTTGCCCATTCTTGGCACCGGCTGAATTTCCTTCATGTATTGGGGCAGATGTGGATACTCTTTGCCATACTGCACGTGGGGCAGCTCCTTGCCCATGCTAAGGCCGTCTTTGCCCAAAGGCATGTGAGGTACTTGCTGGCCCAGAGGCTGGTATTGTGGAATTTGCGGTGGGATCTGAGGAGGAATTTGTGGTGGCAGTGGCTTGATCCCATAGTAAGCACCAGCCTGAATGAGCCTGACGGAGCCCAGGGAAATGGTAAGCAGCACTCCCAGCAGCTGCAGAGGGCCGGGCGGCGCAGCCATCACCTGTGGGAGGAATGAATGCACCAATATGGTGAGAACTAGCAGGCCACATGACAGGTTTGGTTAGATAAAAGAAACAGTCTTTATCATCAGAACGTCACCCATGGAAGACAaatgaaaaggaggaggaagaccGTTACCTCTCAgtaggaaacaagcaaaaaacagaaaggagaaggaactgtCAAATGAAAGCAGTGGGTGGGATCATAAACCATGGGAAATACTGCTGTATTGTATCCCTAAATATCAATCCTGCCTTCTTCCATAGTGTT
It includes:
- the COL8A1 gene encoding collagen alpha-1(VIII) chain, which translates into the protein MAAPPGPLQLLGVLLTISLGSVRLIQAGAYYGIKPLPPQIPPQIPPQIPQYQPLGQQVPHMPLGKDGLSMGKELPHVQYGKEYPHLPQYMKEIQPVPRMGKEAAPKKGKEIPLASLRGEQGPRGEPGPRGPPGPPGLPGHGIPGTKGKPGPQGYPGIGKPGMPGMPGKPGAMGMPGAKGDIGPKGEIGPMGIPGPQGPPGPHGLPGIGKPGGPGLPGQPGAKGERGPKGPPGPPGLQGPKGEKGFGMPGLPGLKGPPGMHGPPGPVGLPGVGKPGVTGFPGPQGPLGKPGPPGEPGPQGPVGVPGVQGPPGMPGVGKPGQDGIPGQPGFPGGKGEQGLPGLPGPPGLPGIGKPGFPGPKGDKGIGGLPGALGPRGEKGPVGAPGMGGPPGEPGLPGIPGPMGPPGAIGFPGPKGEGGIVGPQGPPGPKGEPGLQGFPGKPGFLGEVGPPGMRGLPGPIGPKGEAGHKGLPGLPGAPGLLGPKGEPGIPGDQGLQGPPGIPGIAGPSGPIGPPGMPGPKGEPGIPGPPGFPGVGKPGVAGLHGPPGKPGALGPQGQPGLPGPPGPPGPPGAPAVMPPTPPPHGEYLPDMGLGIDGVKPPHAYGAKKGKNGGPAYEMPAFTAELTAPFPPVGAPVKFDKLLYNGRQNYNPQTGIFTCEVPGVYYFAYHVHCKGGNVWVALFKNNEPMMYTYDEYKKGFLDQASGSAVLLLRPGDRVFLQLPSEQAAGLYAGQYVHSSFSGYLLYPM